In Paraburkholderia caribensis, a single window of DNA contains:
- the rpoC gene encoding DNA-directed RNA polymerase subunit beta' has translation MKALLDLFKQVQQEEVFDAIKIGLASPDKIRSWSFGEVKKPETINYRTFKPERDGLFCAKIFGPIKDYECLCGKYKRLKHRGVICEKCGVEVTLAKVRRERMGHIELASPVAHIWFLKSLPSRLGMVLDMTLRDIERVLYFEAYVVIDPGMTPLKARQIMTEEDYYNKVEEYGDEFRAEMGAEGVRELLRAINIDEQVETLRSELKNTGSEAKIKKYAKRLKVLEAFQRSGIKPEWMILEVLPVLPPELRPLVPLDGGRFATSDLNDLYRRVINRNNRLKRLLELKAPEIIVRNEKRMLQEAVDSLLDNGRRGKAMTGANKRPLKSLADMIKGKGGRFRQNLLGKRVDYSGRSVIVVGPTLKLHQCGLPKLMALELFKPFIFNKLEVMGVATTIKAAKKEVENQTPVVWDILEEVIREHPVMLNRAPTLHRLGIQAFEPVLIEGKAIQLHPLVCAAFNADFDGDQMAVHVPLSLEAQMEARTLMLASNNVLFPANGDPSIVPSQDIVLGLYYATREAINGKGEGLTFTGVSEALRAYENKEVELASRVNVRITEMVHNEDKSEGAPAFVPKVTLYATTVGRSILSEILPPGLPFSVLNKPLKKKEISRLINTAFRKCGLRETVIFADQLMQSGFRLATRAGISICVDDMLVPPQKETIVGDAAKKVKEYDRQYMSGLVTSQERYNNVVDIWSATSEAVGKAMMEQLSTEPVVDRDGNQTRQESFNSIYMMADSGARGSAVQIRQLAGMRGLMAKPDGSIIETPITANFREGLNVLQYFISTHGARKGLADTALKTANSGYLTRRLVDVTQDLVVVEDDCGTSNGVAMKALVEGGEVVEALRDRILGRVAVADVVNPETQETLFESGTLLDEDAVEEIERLGIDEVRVRTPLTCETRYGLCAACYGRDLGRGSSVNVGEAVGVIAAQSIGEPGTQLTMRTFHIGGAASRAAVASSVEAKSNGTVRFTSTMRYVTNAKGEQIVISRSGEAMITDDHGRERERHKVPYGATLLQLDGAQIKAGTQLATWDPLTRPIITEWGGTVKFENVEEGVTVAKQIDDVTGLSTLVVIDVKRRGSQASKSVRPQVKLLDANGDEVKIPNSEHSVQIGFQVGALITVKDGQQVQVGEVLARIPTEAQKTRDITGGLPRVAELFEARSPKDAGILAEVTGTTSFGKDTKGKQRLVITDLEGNQHEFLIAKEKQVLVHDGQVVNKGEMIVDGPADPHDILRLQGIEALSRYIVDEVQDVYRLQGVKINDKHIEVIVRQMLRRVQITDNGDTRFIPGEQVERSDMLDENDRMIAEDKRPATYENILLGITKASLSTDSFISAASFQETTRVLTEAAIMGKRDDLRGLKENVIVGRLIPAGTGLAFHKARKTKEMADRERFDQIAAEEAFEFGTPETPAAEQTPHTNE, from the coding sequence ATGAAAGCTCTGCTCGATCTATTCAAGCAAGTCCAACAGGAAGAAGTTTTTGACGCGATCAAGATCGGTCTGGCCTCGCCGGACAAGATCCGTTCGTGGTCGTTCGGTGAAGTCAAGAAGCCGGAAACCATCAACTACCGCACCTTCAAGCCGGAGCGGGATGGTCTGTTCTGCGCGAAGATTTTCGGTCCGATCAAGGACTACGAATGCCTTTGCGGCAAGTACAAGCGCCTGAAGCACCGTGGCGTGATCTGCGAGAAGTGCGGCGTTGAAGTGACGCTCGCGAAGGTGCGTCGCGAACGCATGGGCCACATCGAACTGGCCTCGCCTGTCGCGCACATCTGGTTCCTGAAGTCGCTGCCGTCGCGTCTGGGCATGGTGCTCGACATGACGCTGCGCGACATCGAGCGCGTGCTGTACTTCGAAGCATATGTGGTGATCGATCCGGGCATGACGCCGCTGAAGGCGCGTCAGATCATGACGGAAGAGGATTACTACAATAAGGTCGAAGAGTACGGTGACGAATTCCGCGCTGAAATGGGCGCGGAAGGCGTGCGCGAACTGCTGCGCGCGATCAACATCGACGAGCAGGTCGAAACGCTGCGCTCGGAGCTGAAGAACACGGGTTCGGAAGCGAAGATCAAGAAGTACGCGAAGCGCCTGAAGGTGCTCGAGGCCTTCCAGCGTTCGGGCATCAAGCCCGAGTGGATGATTCTCGAAGTGCTGCCGGTGCTGCCGCCCGAACTGCGTCCGCTGGTTCCGCTGGACGGCGGCCGTTTTGCGACGTCGGACCTGAACGACCTGTATCGCCGCGTGATCAACCGTAACAACCGGTTGAAGCGTCTGCTCGAACTGAAGGCGCCTGAAATCATCGTTCGCAACGAAAAGCGGATGCTGCAGGAAGCCGTCGATTCGCTGCTCGACAACGGTCGTCGCGGCAAGGCGATGACGGGCGCAAACAAGCGTCCGCTGAAGTCGCTCGCCGACATGATCAAGGGTAAGGGCGGTCGCTTCCGTCAGAACCTGCTGGGCAAGCGCGTCGACTACTCGGGCCGTTCGGTCATCGTGGTTGGCCCGACGCTGAAGCTGCATCAGTGCGGTCTGCCGAAGCTGATGGCGCTCGAACTGTTCAAGCCGTTCATCTTCAACAAGCTGGAAGTGATGGGTGTTGCTACCACCATCAAGGCTGCGAAGAAGGAAGTCGAGAACCAGACGCCGGTGGTGTGGGACATTCTCGAAGAAGTCATTCGCGAACATCCGGTGATGCTGAACCGCGCGCCGACGCTGCACCGTCTTGGCATTCAGGCTTTCGAGCCGGTGCTGATCGAAGGTAAGGCTATCCAGCTGCACCCGCTCGTTTGCGCGGCGTTCAACGCCGACTTCGACGGTGACCAGATGGCTGTTCACGTTCCGCTGTCGCTCGAAGCGCAGATGGAAGCGCGCACGCTGATGCTGGCGTCGAACAACGTGCTGTTCCCGGCCAACGGCGATCCGTCGATCGTGCCGTCGCAGGATATCGTGCTCGGCCTGTACTACGCGACGCGCGAAGCGATCAACGGCAAGGGCGAAGGCCTGACGTTTACGGGCGTGTCGGAAGCGCTGCGCGCGTACGAGAACAAGGAAGTCGAACTGGCCTCGCGCGTCAACGTGCGGATCACCGAAATGGTCCATAACGAAGACAAGTCGGAAGGTGCGCCGGCATTCGTGCCGAAGGTCACGCTGTACGCGACGACCGTCGGCCGTTCGATCCTGTCGGAAATTCTGCCGCCGGGCCTGCCGTTCTCGGTGCTGAACAAGCCGCTGAAGAAGAAGGAAATCTCGCGTCTGATCAACACTGCATTCCGCAAGTGCGGTCTGCGTGAAACGGTGATTTTCGCCGACCAGTTGATGCAGTCGGGCTTCCGCCTGGCCACGCGCGCCGGTATCTCGATCTGCGTCGACGACATGCTCGTGCCGCCGCAGAAGGAGACTATCGTCGGCGACGCCGCGAAGAAGGTGAAGGAATACGACCGTCAGTACATGTCGGGTCTCGTCACCTCGCAGGAACGCTACAACAACGTGGTCGACATCTGGTCGGCAACGTCGGAAGCGGTCGGCAAGGCGATGATGGAGCAACTGTCGACGGAACCGGTCGTAGACCGCGACGGCAACCAGACGCGTCAGGAGTCGTTCAACTCCATCTACATGATGGCCGACTCGGGTGCGCGTGGTTCGGCAGTTCAGATCCGTCAGCTCGCTGGTATGCGTGGCCTGATGGCGAAGCCGGACGGCTCGATCATCGAGACGCCGATTACGGCGAACTTCCGTGAAGGCCTGAACGTGTTGCAGTACTTCATCTCGACCCACGGTGCACGTAAGGGTCTGGCTGATACGGCACTGAAGACGGCAAACTCGGGTTACCTGACGCGTCGTCTCGTCGACGTGACGCAGGATCTCGTCGTGGTCGAAGACGATTGCGGTACGTCGAACGGCGTGGCAATGAAGGCGCTGGTCGAAGGCGGTGAAGTCGTCGAAGCACTGCGTGACCGTATTCTGGGCCGCGTTGCGGTGGCTGACGTCGTCAATCCGGAAACGCAGGAAACGCTGTTCGAATCGGGCACGCTGCTCGACGAAGACGCGGTCGAAGAAATCGAACGCCTGGGTATCGACGAAGTGCGCGTGCGCACGCCGCTGACTTGCGAAACGCGTTACGGTCTGTGCGCAGCCTGCTACGGCCGCGACCTGGGCCGCGGCTCGTCGGTCAACGTCGGCGAAGCAGTCGGCGTGATCGCTGCTCAGTCGATCGGTGAGCCGGGCACGCAGCTGACCATGCGTACGTTCCACATCGGTGGTGCGGCATCGCGTGCGGCAGTGGCGTCGTCGGTCGAAGCGAAGTCGAACGGTACGGTGCGTTTCACGTCGACGATGCGTTACGTGACGAATGCGAAGGGCGAGCAGATCGTCATCTCGCGTTCGGGCGAAGCGATGATCACCGACGATCACGGCCGCGAGCGCGAGCGTCACAAGGTGCCGTACGGCGCGACGCTGCTGCAACTCGACGGCGCGCAGATCAAGGCGGGCACGCAACTGGCCACGTGGGATCCGCTGACGCGTCCGATCATCACCGAGTGGGGCGGTACGGTGAAGTTCGAAAACGTCGAGGAAGGCGTGACGGTCGCGAAGCAGATCGACGACGTGACGGGTCTGTCCACTCTCGTCGTGATCGACGTGAAGCGCCGCGGCTCGCAGGCTTCGAAGAGCGTGCGTCCGCAGGTGAAGCTGCTCGACGCGAACGGCGACGAAGTCAAGATCCCGAACTCGGAGCACTCGGTTCAGATCGGCTTCCAGGTCGGCGCACTGATCACCGTGAAGGATGGTCAGCAGGTTCAGGTGGGTGAAGTGCTCGCACGTATCCCGACCGAAGCGCAGAAGACGCGTGACATTACGGGTGGTCTGCCGCGTGTGGCGGAACTGTTCGAAGCACGTTCGCCGAAGGACGCAGGTATCCTGGCGGAAGTCACGGGTACGACGTCGTTCGGTAAGGACACGAAGGGCAAGCAGCGTCTCGTTATCACGGACCTCGAAGGCAATCAGCACGAGTTCCTGATCGCGAAGGAAAAGCAGGTTCTGGTGCACGATGGTCAAGTCGTCAACAAGGGCGAAATGATCGTCGACGGGCCGGCCGATCCGCACGACATCCTGCGTTTGCAGGGTATCGAAGCGCTGTCGCGTTACATCGTGGACGAAGTGCAGGACGTGTACCGTCTGCAGGGCGTGAAGATCAACGACAAGCACATCGAGGTGATCGTCCGTCAGATGCTGCGTCGCGTGCAGATCACTGACAACGGCGATACGCGCTTCATCCCGGGTGAGCAGGTCGAGCGGTCGGACATGCTGGACGAAAACGATCGCATGATCGCGGAAGACAAGCGTCCGGCAACGTACGAGAACATCCTGCTGGGTATCACGAAGGCGTCGCTGTCGACCGACTCGTTCATCTCCGCGGCATCGTTCCAGGAAACGACCCGCGTGCTGACGGAAGCGGCGATCATGGGCAAGCGCGACGATCTGCGTGGCCTGAAGGAAAACGTGATCGTCGGTCGTCTGATTCCGGCCGGTACGGGTCTCGCGTTCCACAAGGCACGCAAGACCAAGGAAATGGCGGATCGCGAACGTTTCGACCAGATCGCAGCAGAAGAGGCCTTCGAGTTCGGTACGCCGGAAACCCCGGCCGCCGAGCAAACGCCGCACACCAACGAATAA
- the rpsG gene encoding 30S ribosomal protein S7, whose amino-acid sequence MPRRREVPKREVLPDPKFGNVDVAKFMNVLMLSGKKSVAERIVYGAFEQIQTKGGKDPLEVFTVALNNVKPVVEVKSRRVGGANYQVPVEVRPSRRMALAMRWLREAAKKRSEKSMALRLAGELSEAAEGRGGAMKKRDEVHRMAEANKAFSHFRF is encoded by the coding sequence ATGCCGCGTCGTCGCGAAGTCCCCAAGCGGGAAGTGTTGCCGGATCCGAAGTTCGGTAACGTTGATGTTGCAAAATTCATGAACGTGCTGATGCTCTCCGGCAAGAAGTCGGTTGCCGAGCGCATCGTGTACGGCGCTTTCGAACAGATCCAGACCAAGGGTGGCAAGGACCCGCTGGAAGTGTTCACGGTAGCGCTCAACAACGTGAAGCCGGTGGTCGAAGTGAAGAGCCGTCGCGTTGGTGGTGCGAACTATCAGGTTCCGGTCGAAGTGCGTCCGTCGCGTCGTATGGCATTGGCGATGCGTTGGCTGCGTGAAGCCGCGAAGAAGCGCAGCGAGAAGTCGATGGCTCTGCGTCTGGCTGGTGAACTCTCCGAAGCGGCTGAAGGCCGTGGCGGCGCGATGAAGAAGCGCGACGAAGTTCACCGGATGGCAGAAGCCAACAAGGCGTTCTCGCATTTCCGTTTCTAA
- the rpsL gene encoding 30S ribosomal protein S12 has translation MPTINQLVRKGRTSETTKSKSPALQDCPQRRGVCTRVYTTTPKKPNSALRKVAKVRLTNGFEVISYIGGEGHNLQEHSVVLIRGGRVKDLPGVRYHMVRGSLDTQGVKDRKQARSKYGAKRAKAGK, from the coding sequence ATGCCAACCATCAATCAACTGGTTCGCAAAGGCCGCACGTCGGAAACGACGAAGAGCAAGAGCCCGGCCTTGCAGGACTGCCCCCAGCGTCGCGGCGTGTGCACCCGTGTGTACACCACGACGCCTAAGAAGCCGAACTCGGCACTCCGTAAGGTCGCCAAGGTGCGCCTGACGAACGGCTTCGAAGTCATTTCGTACATCGGTGGTGAAGGCCACAACCTGCAGGAACACTCGGTCGTGCTGATTCGCGGCGGCCGTGTGAAGGACTTGCCGGGTGTGCGTTACCACATGGTTCGTGGCTCGCTGGATACCCAGGGCGTCAAGGATCGTAAGCAGGCTCGCTCGAAGTACGGTGCGAAGCGTGCCAAGGCTGGCAAGTAA
- the recQ gene encoding DNA helicase RecQ has product MSRPLQILNEVFGYPAFRGQQGEIVEHVSSGGDCLVLMPTGGGKSLCYQIPSLVRREAGLGAGIVVSPLIALMQDQVAALREVGVRAAYLNSTLSGADAAATERALREGEIDLLYVAPERLMTPRFLDLLERARIGLFAIDEAHCVSQWGHDFRPEYIQLSVLHERFPSVPRIALTATADAITRDEIIHRLALDDARVFVSSFDRPNIRYRIVEKDNARSQLLDFIRAEHTRPDNTTDAGVVYCLSRRKVEETAEWLKAQGVRALPYHAGMEFEVRQRHQEIFQREEGIVMCATIAFGMGIDKPDVRFVAHLDLPKSVEGYYQETGRAGRDGLPANAWMTYGLGDVVQQRKMIDESDADDAHKRVQTGKLDALLGLCETATCRRVRLLAYFGEEGKPCGNCDTCLEPPASWDATRESQMALSCAFRAQRASGFNFGAGHLIDILRGNRTEKILQRGHEKLSTFGIGAALSEHEWRAVFRQLVAFGFLTVDHDGFGALVLTEASKPVLKGEQQVTMRRYVKPVRTRQSSGRTSERADPTAGMNSRERARWDRLRAWRTETAKSDGVPAYVIFHDATLAEIARNSPGSLEDLRHIPGMGARKLDRFGDELLEVVAAD; this is encoded by the coding sequence ATGTCCCGTCCGCTCCAGATCCTCAACGAAGTTTTCGGTTATCCCGCGTTTCGAGGGCAGCAGGGAGAAATCGTCGAACACGTTTCTTCTGGCGGCGACTGTCTGGTGCTGATGCCGACAGGCGGTGGCAAATCGCTGTGCTATCAGATTCCGTCGCTGGTGCGCCGCGAAGCCGGGTTGGGCGCAGGGATCGTCGTCTCGCCGCTGATCGCGTTGATGCAGGACCAGGTGGCGGCCTTGCGGGAAGTCGGCGTGCGCGCGGCGTATTTGAACTCGACGCTGTCAGGCGCCGATGCGGCCGCGACGGAGCGCGCCTTGCGTGAGGGCGAAATCGATCTGCTGTACGTCGCTCCTGAACGGCTGATGACGCCGCGCTTTCTCGATCTGCTCGAGCGCGCGCGAATCGGCTTGTTCGCTATCGACGAAGCACATTGCGTGTCGCAATGGGGGCACGATTTCAGACCCGAGTACATCCAGCTGTCGGTGTTGCACGAGCGGTTCCCTTCGGTACCGCGCATCGCGCTGACGGCCACGGCCGACGCGATCACGCGCGACGAAATCATTCATCGCCTCGCGCTCGACGACGCGCGTGTGTTCGTATCGAGTTTCGATCGGCCGAATATCCGCTATCGGATCGTCGAGAAGGACAACGCGCGTTCGCAACTGCTCGATTTCATCCGCGCGGAACACACGCGTCCGGACAACACGACCGACGCGGGGGTCGTGTATTGCCTGTCGCGCCGCAAGGTCGAAGAGACGGCTGAATGGCTGAAGGCGCAGGGCGTGCGAGCGCTGCCGTATCACGCGGGAATGGAGTTTGAGGTGCGCCAGCGGCACCAGGAAATCTTCCAGCGCGAAGAGGGCATCGTGATGTGCGCGACGATCGCGTTCGGCATGGGCATCGACAAACCGGACGTGCGCTTTGTCGCGCATCTCGATTTGCCGAAGAGCGTCGAAGGCTATTACCAGGAAACAGGGCGCGCCGGCCGCGATGGTTTGCCGGCGAACGCCTGGATGACGTACGGTCTCGGCGATGTCGTGCAGCAGCGCAAGATGATCGACGAATCCGACGCCGACGATGCGCATAAGCGCGTGCAAACCGGCAAGCTCGATGCGTTGCTCGGTTTATGCGAAACGGCTACGTGCCGGCGCGTGCGGTTGCTGGCTTACTTCGGCGAAGAGGGCAAGCCCTGCGGCAACTGTGATACATGTCTCGAGCCGCCGGCATCGTGGGATGCCACGCGTGAATCGCAGATGGCGCTGTCATGCGCGTTTCGTGCGCAGCGCGCTAGCGGATTCAATTTCGGCGCAGGACATCTGATCGACATTCTTCGCGGCAATCGTACCGAGAAGATTCTGCAGCGTGGCCACGAGAAGCTGAGCACATTCGGAATTGGTGCGGCGTTATCCGAACATGAATGGCGAGCGGTGTTTCGCCAGTTGGTCGCATTCGGATTTCTCACCGTCGATCACGACGGTTTCGGTGCCCTCGTGCTGACGGAAGCCAGCAAGCCTGTCCTAAAAGGCGAGCAACAAGTGACGATGCGGCGCTATGTGAAGCCAGTGCGCACGCGTCAATCCTCCGGACGCACAAGCGAACGCGCCGATCCGACAGCGGGCATGAATTCACGCGAGCGCGCGCGCTGGGACCGTCTGCGCGCGTGGCGCACGGAAACCGCGAAGAGCGATGGCGTGCCGGCTTACGTCATTTTCCACGATGCCACGCTGGCCGAAATTGCGCGCAACTCCCCGGGGTCGCTCGAAGATTTGCGCCATATTCCGGGTATGGGCGCGCGTAAGCTCGACCGTTTCGGCGACGAACTGCTCGAAGTCGTCGCTGCGGATTGA